The genome window TACGCTAATATCCTTGAAATAGACGGTCAGGATGTTTTATTCAAAATAGGATGTGAAGGTGGAACTTACATACGAAAATACTGTCATGATGTAGGTGAAGCCCTTGGAATAGGCGCTCACATGGCAGAACTTAGAAGAACAAAAGCAGGACCTTTCAGTGAAGATGAAACACTGATTACACTTCAGGATCTAACCGATGCATATCACATATGGAAGGAAGAAGGAGATGAATCTCTCCTTAGAAAATCTATACTTCCAATGGAAAGCGCAGTTGGACATTTACCTAAAATATTCATAAGAGATTCAGCTGTTGATGCAATCTGTCATGGTGCAGACCTTGCATCTGGCGGAGTCATTAAAATCGAAGAAGGTATTAAAAAAGGAGACACTGTAGCTGTTATGACCCTTAAAGGCGAACTTGTTGCAGCAGGTGAAAGCCTGAAAACCTCTTCAGAAATATATAAATCAAATAAAGGTATATTAATAGACATAAAAAAAGTTTTTATGGAGCCAGATACATACCCAAGGATGTGGAAGTAAAAACTACTATTTAAACCAGCTTCTGCAGGGTCTGGAT of Methanobacterium sp. contains these proteins:
- a CDS encoding RNA-guided pseudouridylation complex pseudouridine synthase subunit Cbf5, giving the protein MADLLIKAEGETDPNYGHFPEKRPIEDHIHRGIINLDKPSGPTSHEVDSWVKRILSVEKTGHGGTLDPKVTGVLPVGIDHATRVIQMLLGADKEYVCLMRLHEEISEKKIRNILKEFQGKIFQTPPLKSAVKRELRVRNIYYANILEIDGQDVLFKIGCEGGTYIRKYCHDVGEALGIGAHMAELRRTKAGPFSEDETLITLQDLTDAYHIWKEEGDESLLRKSILPMESAVGHLPKIFIRDSAVDAICHGADLASGGVIKIEEGIKKGDTVAVMTLKGELVAAGESLKTSSEIYKSNKGILIDIKKVFMEPDTYPRMWK